A single window of Myxocyprinus asiaticus isolate MX2 ecotype Aquarium Trade chromosome 48, UBuf_Myxa_2, whole genome shotgun sequence DNA harbors:
- the depdc7b gene encoding DEP domain-containing protein 7: MACNTWMSSLIRSEGFKKYRCCFFNIFWLGTNSMKLDQLRFNNHPKEYMASIQDKVAAFNVVGTLYSPLNRPPDHRVINRPQDVQNSKVQSKDIWSHIITVLQTQVKVKRRRQHLKSHDNCFLGSDAVDVIQAYLVQDKVLGNAQVSRAKVARVCQVLLDCKVFEAVGTKVLGKASKPGGFQDSSSSLYRFLNMESPSLDMFEMALLSPSEESLMNVTPCRQDILLFSHSTPVKPGHALDLLMGKLDLTGLVGSPPTEGLPPSVVREVWHEQTVRRLSQLIDLPLLEGVLNCAKIVSPPSRGSNNEPDLLYTSNYLDREVLKAFKDSQADVWLSAAIDLLDFLPDQLVVEVSRELPSFCEEEDGEEGQVRSSGIDECKYLLFHILDKHYGHMDHEPLLCDSMADVYIEITELLVNGKFERALEVLQLTLKLLSASAREELRRLLEFMAAAADPADVQLHKEIENRVVVKRTFTRAIILTKGLPKGNTDLLLLFMLDNHQEIFKIPGSLHKLVSEKLDDIVKHRDSSTADARFCQQVPKDVYTETMKESTKNELYSLLKNIDENTKCSLKEKKRLLAQFYKGHPDIFAQYFGSRLSTLNLLEI, from the exons GTCTGAGGGCTTTAAAAAGTACCGCTGTTGCTTCTTCAACATCTTCTGGTTGGGAACAAATTCTATGAAATTGGATCAATTGAGATTTAATAATCACC CGAAAGAATACATGGCATCAATTCAGGATAAAGTTGCTGCCTTTAATGTTGTTGGGACATTATACAGTCCATTGAATCGACCTCCAG ATCACAGAGTGATCAACAGGCCACAAGATGTACAAAACAGCAAGGTACAAAGCAAAGACATCTGGAGCCACATCATCACTGTTCTACAGACACAAGTGAAGGTTAAGAGACGCAGACAGCACCTGAAATCCCACGATAACTGCTTTCTGGGCTCTGATGCAGTGGATGTCATCCAGGCTTATCTGGTCCAGGATAAAGTTCTTGGAAATGCTCAGGTCTCCAGAGCCAAAGTGGCTCGGGTGTGTCAGGTACTGCTGGACTGTAAGGTGTTTGAGGCAGTAGGAACCAAAGTTCTGGGGAAGGCCAGTAAACCAGGAGGGTTCCAGGATAGCAGCAGCAGCCTCTATAGATTCCTGAATATGGAGAGTCCATCCCTGGACATGTTTGAAATGGCCCTTTTGTCTCCTAGTGAAGAGAGTTTGATGAACGTCACACCGTGCAG GCAGGACATTCTATTATTCTCCCATAGTACACCTGTAAAACCAGGCCACGCGTTGGATCTTCTCATGGGGAAGCTGGACTTGACTGGACTTGTTGGTTCTCCACCCACTGAAGGTCTTCCACCATCTG TGGTCAGGGAGGTGTGGCACGAGCAGACCGTACGGCGGTTGTCACAGTTGATAGATCTCCCTCTGCTGGAGGGAGTGTTGAACTGTGCAAAGATTGTTTCTCCTCCATCTCGTGGTAGTAATAATGAACCTGACCTGCTCTACACAAGTAACTACCTCGACAGAGAAGTTCTCAAGGCCTTCAAAGACTCACA AGCTGATGTTTGGCTATCGGCAGCCATAGACCTGTTAGATTTCCTGCCCGATCAGCTTGTGGTGGAAGTAAGTAGAGAACTGCCCAGCTTCTGTGAGGAAGAGGATGGCGAGGAAGGCCAAGTCAGATCCTCAGGCATCGATGAGTGTAAATACCTGCTGTTTCACATCCTGGATAAACATTACGGACACATGGACCACGAGCCCCTCCTCTGTGACAGCATGGCTGATGTTTACATCGAGATCACAGAACTTCTGG TAAACGGGAAGTTTGAACGAGCTCTGGAAGTCTTGCAGCTTACACTGAAGCTGCTGTCTGCATCTGCACGAGAGGAACTGCGCAGACTGCTGGAGTTTATGGCAGCAGCTGCAGACCCTGCAGATGTCCAGCTGCACAAAGAG ATTGAAAATCGGGTGGTTGTGAAGAGGACCTTCACCAGAGCTATCATCCTGACCAAGGGTCTGCCCAAAGGAAATACTGATCTACTGCTGCTCTTCATGCTCGACAATCATCAGGAGATCTTCAAG ATTCCAGGTTCTCTTCACAAACTGGTTAGTGAAAAACTGGATGACATTGTGAAACACAGAGATTCTTCCACGGCTG ATGCCAGATTTTGCCAGCAAGTACCCAAGGATGTGTACACTGAGACCATGAAAGAGTCGACTAAAAATGAGCTGTACTCTCTGCTGAAAAACATTGACGAAAACACAAAGTGTTCACTGAAAGAGAAGAAACGACTCCTGGCACAGTTTTATAAGGGACACCCTGACATCTTTGCACAGTATTTTGGGTCTAGACTGAGCACTCTTAACCTTCTTGAAATTTAA